A genome region from Gossypium hirsutum isolate 1008001.06 chromosome A04, Gossypium_hirsutum_v2.1, whole genome shotgun sequence includes the following:
- the LOC107934871 gene encoding MADS-box protein CMB1-like (The RefSeq protein has 2 substitutions compared to this genomic sequence): MGRGKVELKRIENKINRQVTFAKRRNGLLKKAYELSILCDAEVALIIFSNRGKLYEFSSSNSIADTLERYNRCTYGALEPGQTEIETQRNYQDYLKLKAKVEVLQHSQRHFRGEELGDLGSKELEQLEHQLDFSLKKIRSLKMEHMVEQLSKLERKEEMLLETNRNLRRKLDENASTLRSTWETGEQSVPCNLQRPPFFEPLQCTTSMQISYNVPADLTHENIATTTSAPGGFIPDWML; this comes from the exons ATGGGCAGAGGAAAAGTGGAGTTGAAGAGGATCGAAAACAAGATAAATCGACAAGTCACATTTGCAAAACGAAGAAATGGTTTACTCAAAAAAGCTTATGAACTTTCCATCCTCTGTGATGCTGAGGTTGCTCTTATCATTTTCTCTAATCGTGGTAAACTCTATGAATTTTCCAGTTCCAACag CATTGCTGATACACTAGAGAGGTACAACAGGTGCACCTATGGAGCATTGGAACCTGGTCAAACAGAAATTGAGACACAG AGAAACTACCAGGACTATTTGAAGCTCAAAGCAAAAGTTGAGGTCCTTCAACATTCACAAAG acATTTTCTGGGGGAAGAATTAGGAGACTTGGGCTCTAaggaacttgagcagcttgagcATCAGTTGGACTTCTCTTTGAAGAAAATCAGGTCATTAAAG ATGGAGCATATGGTTGAGCAGCTTTCCAAACTTGAAAGAaag GAAGAAATGCTACTGGAAACCAACAGAAACCTGAGAAGGAAG TTGGATGAAAATGCTTCAACACTAAGATCAACATGGGAAACTGGGGAGCAAAGTGTTCCATGCAACCTCCAGCGTCCTCCATTTTTTGAGCCTTTACAATGCACCACTTCTATGCAGATTAG TTACAATGTTCCAGCTGATCTAACACATGAAAACATTGCTACTACAACTTCAGCACCAAGTGGGTTCATCCCTGATTGGATGctttaa
- the LOC107934871 gene encoding MADS-box protein CMB1-like isoform X1: MGRGKVELKRIENKINRQVTFAKRRNGLLKKAYELSILCDAEVALIIFSNRGKLYEFSSSNSIADTLERYNRCTYGALEPGQTEIETQRNYQDYLKLKAKVEVLQHSQRHFLGEELGDLGSKELEQLEHQLDFSLKKIRSLKMEHMVEQLSKLERKEEMLLETNRNLRRKLDENASTLRSTWETGEQSVPCNLQRPPFFEPLQCTTSMQISYNVPADLTHENIATTTSAPSGFIPDWML, translated from the exons ATGGGCAGAGGAAAAGTGGAGTTGAAGAGGATCGAAAACAAGATAAATCGACAAGTCACATTTGCAAAACGAAGAAATGGTTTACTCAAAAAAGCTTATGAACTTTCCATCCTCTGTGATGCTGAGGTTGCTCTTATCATTTTCTCTAATCGTGGTAAACTCTATGAATTTTCCAGTTCCAACag CATTGCTGATACACTAGAGAGGTACAACAGGTGCACCTATGGAGCATTGGAACCTGGTCAAACAGAAATTGAGACACAG AGAAACTACCAGGACTATTTGAAGCTCAAAGCAAAAGTTGAGGTCCTTCAACATTCACAAAG acATTTTCTGGGGGAAGAATTAGGAGACTTGGGCTCTAaggaacttgagcagcttgagcATCAGTTGGACTTCTCTTTGAAGAAAATCAGGTCATTAAAG ATGGAGCATATGGTTGAGCAGCTTTCCAAACTTGAAAGAaag GAAGAAATGCTACTGGAAACCAACAGAAACCTGAGAAGGAAG TTGGATGAAAATGCTTCAACACTAAGATCAACATGGGAAACTGGGGAGCAAAGTGTTCCATGCAACCTCCAGCGTCCTCCATTTTTTGAGCCTTTACAATGCACCACTTCTATGCAGATTAG TTACAATGTTCCAGCTGATCTAACACATGAAAACATTGCTACTACAACTTCAGCACCAAGTGGGTTCATCCCTGATTGGATGctttaa
- the LOC107934865 gene encoding squamosa promoter-binding-like protein 6, giving the protein MDSWSYDCEGKNLFFTDFEAEGMEFNQFMDFSFDYKKKKPFFSNTNLGIFSDEFTTTTSSCYVEQHSSSLMESNSQESSIIDYGDSKGCKETSVVTSIQPVLISKKASITTSSCPQTPQCQVYGCNKDLSSSKDYYKRNKVCEIHSKTAKVIVNGNEMRFCQQCSRFHLLAEFDDGKRSCRKRLVGHNERRRKLHFSTLPGKSHKLLQSYRERYEHADQVKFREKPVYDPQSAISIINGKLVSKKQHIPGSFSSATEAFHAPNELSGLSCSDCALSLLSAQSRDLSSHATGIQLTEPFINQASHHHGSCLENANGFYSCGMNPMGVSQAGSFRDAGLSSPNGTTVDLLQLSTHLQRVEQQRSSMHVKPENEDLFYFLTT; this is encoded by the exons ATGGATTCTTGGAGCTATGATTGTGAAGGGAAAAACCTATTTTTTACTGATTTTGAAGCAGAGGGTATGGAATTCAATCAATTCATGGATTTTAGCTTTgattataagaaaaagaaaccCTTTTTTAGTAACACCAATTTGGGAATTTTTAGTGATGAATTTACCACTACTACTAGTTCATGTTATGTTGAGCAACATTCAAGTTCATTAATGGAGTCCAACAGTCAAGAATCTTCAATCATTGATTATGGAGATTCAAAGGGTTGTAAGGAAACTTCCGTTGTAACTTCGATTCAACCGGTTTTGATATCGAAGAAAGCTTCGATAACAACAAGTTCATGTCCTCAAACACCTCAATGTCAAGTTTATGGTTGTAATAAGGATCTTAGTTCATCAAAAGATTATTACAAGAGGAACAAAGTTTGTGAGATTCATTCTAAGACAGCCAAAGTTATTGTTAATGGAAATGAAATGAGATTTTGTCAACAATGTAGCAG GTTCCATTTATTGGCTGAATTCGATGATGGTAAGCGTAGTTGTCGTAAACGACTAGTAGGACATAATGAGCGTAGAAGGAAGCTTCATTTCAGTACCCTTCCCGGAAAATCACATAAGTTGTTGCAGTCATATCGAG AGAGATATGAACATGCTGATCAGGTTAAATTCAGAGAGAAACCGGTTTATGATCCTCAGTCGGCAATATCGATCATAAATGGCAAATTGGTGTCAAAGAAACAACACATCCCCGGAAGTTTTTCGTCGGCAACTGAAGCCTTCCATGCTCCTAATGAGTTATCTGGTCTTTCTTGCTCGGATTGTGCTCTCTCTCTTCTGTCAGCTCAATCACGAGACTTATCGAGCCATGCGACCGGAATTCAATTGACCGAGCCCTTTATCAATCAAGCTAGCCACCACCATGGGAGTTGTTTGGAAAATGCCAATGGCTTTTACTCATGTGGGATGAACCCCATGGGAGTTAGCCAAGCAGGATCCTTTCGAGACGCGGGTCTTTCGAGTCCAAATGGAACCACTGTTGATTTACTTCAACTATCAACACATCTCCAAAGAGTGGAACAACAAAGGAGTTCGATGCACGTAAAGCCTGAAAACGAAGACCTTTTTTATTTCCTTACAACTTAA